Genomic window (Ignavibacteria bacterium):
GGAATTAGCGATTTACAGGAAGTTGCTCCTTTCGTTCTATAGGTTTAGCTGAGCCGTAAAGTATTGTTATTTCTCCGTTACGAATCTTTTAAAAATAGGATAAAATGTTTTTTTAGCTTAACTTTGCCGCGTGATTTTTGACACTAATGCCTCCGGCAGAATATTCCTCACAAATTACCGCTTATTATAGTTACTAATTAAGCACAATTAACAAACCGCCGTAATTAAGCCCCGATATTACCGGGTTGAAAGTTTAATCCGGTAAGCAAAAAAGAAAGAAATATGTCATTCAATAATTTAAATCTGATCAAGCCTCTGCAAACGGCTCTTGCTAACGAAGGCTATACAATACCAACGCCTATTCAGCAGCAGGCAATTCCGGTAATACTGGAGAGGAAAGATCTCCTCGGTTGTGCTCAAACCGGTACCGGTAAAACGGCGGCATTCGCTGTTCCCATTTTACAAATACTGAGCGAAGCAAGAGAGCCGGGCAGACCTAAAAGGCGAACTATAAAAGCTTTAATACTAACTCCTACACGAGAGCTTGCGGTTCAGGTCGGCGAGAGTTTCAGCGTGTACGGAAAACACACGGGATTAAAAAACACAGTTGTATTCGGCGGCGTTTCTCAGTTTTCTCAAACAGCTAAGTTGAAGCACGGCATTGATATTCTCGTTGCTACTCCGGGCAGACTCCTCGACCTTGTTAATCAAAAATATATTGATCTCTCCCGCATAAATCTTTTTGTGCTTGATGAAGCCGATAGAATGCTTGACATGGGATTTATAAATGATGTTAAAAAAATTATCTCTAAGCTTCCTGCAAAAAGACAAACGCTGTTTTTCTCGGCTACAATGCCCGAAGAAATTGTTAAGTTGTCCAAAACAATCTTAACCGAGCCTGTAAAAATTGATATTACGCCTCAAACCAAAACTGTTGATGTGATTAAACAGGCGGTTTATTTTGTTTCAAGAGCCGATAAAAAGAAATTGTTGATTTACATTTTAAAGA
Coding sequences:
- a CDS encoding DEAD/DEAH box helicase; its protein translation is MSFNNLNLIKPLQTALANEGYTIPTPIQQQAIPVILERKDLLGCAQTGTGKTAAFAVPILQILSEAREPGRPKRRTIKALILTPTRELAVQVGESFSVYGKHTGLKNTVVFGGVSQFSQTAKLKHGIDILVATPGRLLDLVNQKYIDLSRINLFVLDEADRMLDMGFINDVKKIISKLPAKRQTLFFSATMPEEIVKLSKTILTEPVKIDITPQTKTVDVIKQAVYFVSRADKKKLLIYILKNEDVSSALVFTRTKRGADMVARFLNDAKIHTASIHGDKSQNARQRALDNFKSMRTKVLVATDIAARGIDIDRLSHVFNYDIPEYSETYIHRIGRTGRAGLSGTALSFCGAEERAYLKEITKLIKSAIPVIEDHPFLPGKMNQEIVEKFIRKSRSSKRQGPSHSHGHSQTEFRRSKKRGAGKSRSKKSRTKFKVSN